ACCCGATGGGGCGGCCCGGCCTGCCATCTGATACCGCCGCCGCCTGTGCGTGGCTGGCCAGCGAGGACGCCTTTTATGTTACGGGAGAGGCGCTCAACGTCTCTGGCGGAGAGGAAATGCACTGATGCACTATGCCGGGGCCTGTCATTGCGGCGCACTCACGCTGGATTTTTACAGCGAAAAATCGCCGGCGGAACTTGGCGCAAGAACTTGCCAATGTTCGTTTTGCCAGGCGCATGGTGCCTCGTGGACATCTGATCCTCAAGGGCAGGTGGAAATCACCCTGTCGGGTCCATTTTCTCGCTATCGTTTCGGAACGAAGACCGCTGATTTTCTGGTCTGCGCGAATTGCGGTGTCGTTCCGGCGGTGGTCAGTGAAATTGACGGACAGTTGCGCGGCGTAGTCAGGGTAAACTGCCTAGAAGAAAGCGCGGTCTTTCTCGCACAGGCCGCGCCCATGGACCTGGACGGCGAAATACTGGATTCACGCCTGGACCGACGGGCGAAGGGCTGGACACCGGCCACGATCAAGGACAAAAACTGATATGCAAGAAGAACGGATGGATTGGCCCAACGGCGCGAAAATGGCGCTGAGCATTGTCGTCAATGTCGAGGAAGGCAGCGAGATGACCGTGGCCCGGGGCGATCGCGGCATGGAGCCGGTGGATGAACTCGGCATTCATATCAAGTCACCGATCCGCAACTATGGTAATGAGAGCAACTATCTCTACGGCATCAAGGCGGGCGCGCCGCGCATCGTGAAGCTGCTTAAAGAATATGAGATCATGGCGAGCTGGACCGTGGCTGCCATGAGCCTTGAAAACCATCCGGAAATTGGCGCGGCCATTGCAGATATGGGCCATGAACCGGTGAGCCATGGCTATCGCTGGGTACACCAGTTCAAGATGGATGAGGAAAAAGAGCGCGAGTTTATTCGCAAGGCTGTCACATCGATTGAAAAGACCACCGGTACGCGCCCCTATGGCTGGTTGTCGCGCTATTTCCATACCGACAATACGCGTCGGCTGTTGATCGAAGAGGGCTTTGCCTATCACATGGATGACTATTCCGGAGACATTCCATTCTGGGACAGGGAAACGGTGCCCGACAAACCGATTGCGATTGTGCCTTATCAGCTCGATAGCAACGATATGAAAATGTGGACCGATCCTGCGATGACGCCACAGCAATGGCTGGATTACGCCAAGCATAATTTCGATCAAGTCTATCGCGAGGGCGAAGAAGGCAATCCAAAAATGATGTCACTCGGCCTGCATCTACGGATCATCGGCCGCCCGGGCCGTATCTGGGCTTTCGAAGAATTTCTGAAGCATGTGCGGTCGAAAAAGGACGTCTGGGTAGCCACCCGCCATCAGATTGCCCAGCATCTGGCCAAGGTTGATCCTCTATGACCCTGCGGATTGAGAAAGAGGGCAAGATCGCGCATCTGCTCATTGACCGGCCGGACAAGCGCAATGCTTTCAATCAGGCCATGTGGGAGCTTCTGCCCGAATTGCTGGCCGATGCGATGGCGGACGATGCGATCCGTGTTTTGATGCTGCATGCCAGCCGCAATGACAGCGCCTTTTGCGCCGGCGCAGATATTGGCGAATTTGCAACGGGCTCCACCGATCCCGAATGGCGCGCCCGCAATCAGGCGGCGATTGGCCGAGTCCAGCATGAGCTGGCGCAGGCACCAAAGCCAACCATTGCGATTATTGATGGCGATTGCGTGGGCGGCGGCTGCGGTATCGCTCTGGCCTGTGACATGCGAGTGGCCGGACCAAAAGCGCGGTTTGGGATTACGCCGTCGAAACTGGGGCTGGTCTATCCGCTGCATGACACCAAGTTGCTGGTTGACCTGGTGGGTCCTTCGCAAGCCAAGCGGATATTGTTCACTGGTCAATTGCTGTCTGCACAGCAAGCGCTCGATATCGGATTGATCACCTTGTTGGAAGACGATCCCTATGCAGAAGCCGAAGCACTGGCGGCCACAATGGTATCGGTATCTTCGCACAGTCAGATGATGAGCAAGTCGATCATAAAACGCATATTGGACGGACAGGCTGATGACGATGCCGAGACATCCGCGCTGTTCGACTCCGCTTTTGAGAGCGATGATTTCAAGGAAGGCGTCAGCGCTTTCATGGAAAAGAGAAAACCGGAATTTTGATATGACACATGCCTTGCAACATGGCTCGATATTGGGCGGGGTGTCCGCAGTGCCCGATCTTGAGGCGGCGCTGAAAGATTATCGTGATGTGCTTGGCATGCAGGTTGTGGAAAGCGGGCCGCTGAACGATGATCTGGCGCAAGGCTGGAACTGTCCGGGTAGTGCGGGTGCACCCATGGCGGTGTTGCAGCCGACCAGCGGCGCTGATTGTTTTATCCGTCTGGTCGAACAGCCCGATCATCCGGATTTCAAGCCGACGACTACCTATGGCTGGGCGGCCTATGAACTGACGGTTGAGGATGTCTTCGGCTGGCCGGACCGGCTGAAAGGCAGCGGCTTTGATATTATTGGACCGCCGAAAGAGCTGGAAGGTCTGCCCTTTTTCGTGCCGATGCAGGTGCTCGGAACCGGGCGCGAAATGATCTATCTCAATGAGGTAAGGGAAAATACACCATCCTCGGATCTTCCCAAGGCCCGGTCGCTGACTGACCATATTTTTATTGTGATATTGGCGACACCGAATCGTGCGGGAACGGTGGACTGGTATCGTGACCAGCTGCATCTGACCGTCGGAGATACCTATACGTTGGAATACAGCATGATCAATCAGGCGTTCGGAAAGCCGGCAGGCACGGTGTCGGATCTGACCATGGTCCAGAATGGCCGGTTACCGATTGTCGAGGTGGATGATTATCCGGAAGAGGCAGAGCAGCGGCCAAGACATGACGGCATGTTGCCGCCAGGAAATGCGCTGGTAACACTGGCGGTTGATGATCTGGATGCGATCACAATTGACTGGATTATGCCGCCACAGGTGCGGACAGGTTCGGTTTATCGGGATCGCCGAACCGCTACGGTACTTGGCCCGGCTGGGGAATTGCTGGAATTGATTGAGATCGGTTAAGTCGTCCCTGACCTTTTAGCGGCGATGCTGCCCCGCCTGCCATTGATCAGGCGAATAGAGCGTGCTCGCAGAATCAAACGGCTTGTCCTCAAGCTCCGTTGCAAGGCTGTCATTCCACCGGTTGAGAAAGCCGAACATGCTGATAACGGCCATAATCTCGGTTTTCTGGCGTTCGTCGTAATAGGCGTCAAGCGCGGCGAAATGCGCGTCCGTCGCTGCATTGGGCACCTGTCCGGCGGCGAACGCTAGGTCCAGCGCCGCCCGTTCGGCTTCGCTGAACAGGTCGCTGGACTGATATTCCCAGACCGCTTTCACTTTCTCTTCGTCCACGCCGACATCCCGCGCGCCCAATGTCGTATGGGCCTTGCAATATTGGCATCCGGCTGCGGCGCTAACGACCGCTCCGATCAAGCGTTTCAAGCCATTGTCGATGGCGCTTTCCCCATAGATGACGCTGACCAGCCCGCGAAATGCGCCGAGCAATTCCGGCCAATGTGCCATGGTCATCACAGAATTGGGGACATAGCCCATCAGATTTTCGGAAAATTTGAGAGCAGCCTGTGTCTCGTCCGGCAGTTCGTCGATGGTCAGCGGCGTGATGCGCGTCATTTTCTGCTCTCCTCAGCGAATATGAAAACCTACCATATCTTGCCGCCAATCCAGTCACCAGCGGCAGCGGTAAATTCATTTATGCGGATATCGGCCCAGATGTCGGCATGAAAATAGGGATCGGCTTCGAGCTGCGCGCGAGCATCTTCGGCCGTCTCGGCTTTGACGATCAACAGCGATCCAATCGTATCGCCTTGCGCATTTTTAAAGGGTCCGGCGACAAACAGATTGTCGATCGTCTTCTCGATATGGGCAAAATGCGCGCCGCGTGCGTCGAGACGTTTCTGTTCGGTGTCCGGTTTGTCAGTGCAATAGATGGTAAAGGCTTTCATGATGATGTCCTATCCAGAAATTTCAGGATTTCAGCTGCCGTTATTTCTGCCGCTTCGTCAAGGACAGCGCGTTTGATATCCA
This DNA window, taken from Parasphingorhabdus litoris DSM 22379, encodes the following:
- a CDS encoding enoyl-CoA hydratase/isomerase family protein — protein: MTLRIEKEGKIAHLLIDRPDKRNAFNQAMWELLPELLADAMADDAIRVLMLHASRNDSAFCAGADIGEFATGSTDPEWRARNQAAIGRVQHELAQAPKPTIAIIDGDCVGGGCGIALACDMRVAGPKARFGITPSKLGLVYPLHDTKLLVDLVGPSQAKRILFTGQLLSAQQALDIGLITLLEDDPYAEAEALAATMVSVSSHSQMMSKSIIKRILDGQADDDAETSALFDSAFESDDFKEGVSAFMEKRKPEF
- a CDS encoding VOC family protein gives rise to the protein MTHALQHGSILGGVSAVPDLEAALKDYRDVLGMQVVESGPLNDDLAQGWNCPGSAGAPMAVLQPTSGADCFIRLVEQPDHPDFKPTTTYGWAAYELTVEDVFGWPDRLKGSGFDIIGPPKELEGLPFFVPMQVLGTGREMIYLNEVRENTPSSDLPKARSLTDHIFIVILATPNRAGTVDWYRDQLHLTVGDTYTLEYSMINQAFGKPAGTVSDLTMVQNGRLPIVEVDDYPEEAEQRPRHDGMLPPGNALVTLAVDDLDAITIDWIMPPQVRTGSVYRDRRTATVLGPAGELLELIEIG
- a CDS encoding carboxymuconolactone decarboxylase family protein, coding for MTRITPLTIDELPDETQAALKFSENLMGYVPNSVMTMAHWPELLGAFRGLVSVIYGESAIDNGLKRLIGAVVSAAAGCQYCKAHTTLGARDVGVDEEKVKAVWEYQSSDLFSEAERAALDLAFAAGQVPNAATDAHFAALDAYYDERQKTEIMAVISMFGFLNRWNDSLATELEDKPFDSASTLYSPDQWQAGQHRR
- a CDS encoding GFA family protein; amino-acid sequence: MHYAGACHCGALTLDFYSEKSPAELGARTCQCSFCQAHGASWTSDPQGQVEITLSGPFSRYRFGTKTADFLVCANCGVVPAVVSEIDGQLRGVVRVNCLEESAVFLAQAAPMDLDGEILDSRLDRRAKGWTPATIKDKN
- a CDS encoding polysaccharide deacetylase family protein, whose amino-acid sequence is MQEERMDWPNGAKMALSIVVNVEEGSEMTVARGDRGMEPVDELGIHIKSPIRNYGNESNYLYGIKAGAPRIVKLLKEYEIMASWTVAAMSLENHPEIGAAIADMGHEPVSHGYRWVHQFKMDEEKEREFIRKAVTSIEKTTGTRPYGWLSRYFHTDNTRRLLIEEGFAYHMDDYSGDIPFWDRETVPDKPIAIVPYQLDSNDMKMWTDPAMTPQQWLDYAKHNFDQVYREGEEGNPKMMSLGLHLRIIGRPGRIWAFEEFLKHVRSKKDVWVATRHQIAQHLAKVDPL
- a CDS encoding YciI family protein, which produces MKAFTIYCTDKPDTEQKRLDARGAHFAHIEKTIDNLFVAGPFKNAQGDTIGSLLIVKAETAEDARAQLEADPYFHADIWADIRINEFTAAAGDWIGGKIW